A window from Opitutia bacterium ISCC 52 encodes these proteins:
- a CDS encoding prolyl oligopeptidase family serine peptidase, with the protein MLVLIGWHPVFGQPEIDYERPSESLRNLVERPLPSVYHPSPNREQMLKLNLVSLIPEAYLRREEVSLAGFKMYRDTSAKSRRVYAEGLSLVDVASGTENTITGLPTDLVVLHVLWSPDSKRVATLFERENQVELWVIETTGFTARKLSDLAVHAAMDELLFWSSDSQHIWVKTIPADRKAFVEDSSVERLALVRETSGQSIPAQTHQGTLRTQKDVELFKHYFKTSIAKISLTGSHEMVGEPGVYGYFRESPDQQYLLVERLVEPWSYWVNAEQFAYDVEVWDIETEGLTRIAGAPLAETLPYGGGIVRLGARKFSWRSDKPSTVVWVEALDNGSPYEIARYRDQILSLQAPFDSAPNQLVKATGRVGDIMWNESDRALIFSWDWVERDLELSSFNPNKNQKDTRTLLSFDMGDRYRHPGFPLMKLNESGFPMVHTDESGEHMFLVGEGGSLEGDRPFLDRFNFDSRRKKRLFRSKKPYFETPITVLDGEGEELLVRRESPTMPPTYFSWSKRKRFHSQLTFDENPYPELEEVQQTLVKYKRRDGVQLMANLYLPDGYNAKKNGPLPTLVWAYPKAYQNAQNASQLKKSPYQFLYGRWNRPIIWATQGYAVLDDPTMPIIAQSGSNANDTFIPQLVDSANAVVRELIRRGVSEKDKIALGGHSYGAFMTANLLAHTDLFCAGIARGGAYNRTLTPFGFQSEERILWQSPRVYLEMSPFLNASYINEPLLLLHGEEDQNPGTHPMQSERLFHALNGMGKHARLVMLPYEGHTFRGEKGVLHNLWEMERWLETHVKGDSPISSTSISQSDPSGPSLNDSSAEGAEK; encoded by the coding sequence TTGCTAGTATTGATAGGCTGGCATCCGGTATTTGGGCAGCCCGAGATTGATTATGAAAGACCATCGGAGTCATTGAGAAATCTGGTTGAGCGACCGCTGCCATCTGTTTACCATCCTTCTCCGAATAGAGAGCAGATGCTCAAGTTGAACTTGGTTTCTCTAATACCGGAAGCGTATCTTCGTCGTGAAGAGGTTTCATTGGCGGGATTTAAAATGTACCGAGATACCAGTGCAAAGAGTCGTCGTGTATATGCCGAAGGGTTGTCGTTGGTTGACGTAGCCAGTGGCACTGAAAACACAATTACAGGATTACCGACGGACTTGGTGGTTTTGCACGTGCTGTGGTCACCGGATAGTAAACGTGTTGCGACGCTTTTTGAACGTGAGAATCAGGTCGAGTTATGGGTCATAGAAACCACAGGTTTTACCGCCAGGAAGCTGAGTGACTTGGCGGTGCATGCGGCAATGGATGAACTGCTATTCTGGTCAAGCGATAGCCAACATATTTGGGTCAAAACCATTCCAGCGGATAGAAAAGCTTTTGTAGAAGATTCCAGTGTCGAGAGACTTGCTTTAGTCAGGGAGACAAGCGGGCAGTCAATTCCGGCTCAAACACATCAAGGCACGTTGCGAACTCAGAAAGATGTTGAGCTCTTTAAACACTATTTCAAGACTTCGATCGCAAAGATCAGTTTAACCGGTTCTCATGAGATGGTCGGCGAGCCCGGAGTCTACGGTTACTTTCGTGAGTCTCCGGATCAGCAATATTTACTCGTCGAAAGACTGGTCGAGCCCTGGTCCTATTGGGTGAATGCGGAGCAATTTGCCTACGATGTCGAAGTGTGGGATATCGAGACAGAAGGCCTAACGCGAATTGCTGGTGCGCCTTTGGCGGAAACGCTTCCTTATGGAGGGGGTATTGTTCGTTTGGGTGCCCGTAAATTTAGTTGGAGATCTGATAAACCCTCTACCGTTGTTTGGGTGGAAGCCTTGGATAACGGAAGTCCCTATGAGATCGCTCGTTATCGTGATCAAATCCTGAGCCTTCAAGCACCTTTCGACTCAGCTCCGAACCAACTAGTTAAAGCCACAGGTCGAGTGGGGGACATCATGTGGAACGAGTCGGACCGTGCCCTCATCTTTAGCTGGGATTGGGTTGAGCGGGATCTTGAATTGTCATCCTTTAATCCCAATAAGAACCAAAAAGATACTCGAACCTTGCTCAGCTTTGATATGGGAGATCGATATCGTCATCCCGGATTCCCTCTCATGAAGCTTAATGAGAGCGGTTTTCCAATGGTTCATACAGATGAATCAGGGGAGCATATGTTCTTGGTAGGAGAAGGAGGCTCGTTGGAAGGAGATCGTCCATTTCTCGACAGATTCAATTTTGATTCGCGACGTAAGAAGCGATTATTTCGTTCCAAGAAACCCTACTTTGAAACACCTATTACGGTATTGGATGGCGAAGGTGAGGAGCTGTTAGTGCGACGGGAATCGCCAACGATGCCTCCCACTTATTTTAGTTGGAGCAAAAGAAAGCGATTTCATTCTCAGCTGACTTTCGATGAAAATCCCTACCCAGAACTTGAAGAAGTTCAGCAAACACTCGTGAAATATAAACGTAGGGATGGTGTGCAATTAATGGCTAACTTGTATCTTCCAGATGGATACAATGCTAAAAAGAATGGGCCGCTTCCGACACTTGTTTGGGCCTATCCCAAGGCCTATCAAAATGCGCAGAATGCAAGCCAGTTAAAGAAATCTCCCTATCAGTTTCTTTATGGGCGTTGGAACCGGCCTATCATTTGGGCAACTCAAGGGTATGCTGTATTGGATGATCCTACTATGCCCATTATTGCCCAATCCGGCTCAAATGCCAATGACACCTTTATCCCTCAATTGGTTGATTCAGCGAATGCTGTAGTAAGGGAGCTCATCCGTAGAGGGGTGAGCGAAAAAGACAAAATTGCCTTGGGAGGTCACAGCTACGGTGCATTTATGACTGCAAACTTGCTTGCGCACACAGATCTCTTTTGTGCAGGAATTGCTCGTGGGGGAGCCTATAATAGAACGCTGACTCCTTTTGGCTTTCAGTCTGAGGAACGAATCCTTTGGCAATCTCCGAGGGTTTATCTGGAGATGTCACCCTTTCTGAATGCTAGTTACATAAATGAGCCGCTTCTGCTGCTTCATGGTGAAGAGGATCAAAATCCCGGTACGCATCCGATGCAAAGCGAGAGGCTTTTTCACGCTTTGAATGGCATGGGTAAGCACGCTCGATTGGTTATGTTGCCCTATGAAGGCCATACCTTCCGCGGTGAGAAGGGAGTACTGCATAATCTATGGGAAATGGAACGCTGGCTGGAGACTCATGTGAAAGGGGATTCTCCGATTTCGTCTACCTCGATTTCTCAAAGTGATCCATCAGGGCCTTCTCTCAATGATTCCTCAGCCGAAGGTGCCGAGAAATAG
- the rmuC gene encoding DNA recombination protein RmuC — protein MDWLLPMVTFVSGVLLSGVVVFLIQRSQKLLLAARVQQQEADIHKLDEAYEEARRRLEASVQEISGLRTQVTTLETKLESDQEHFTEKEQVYKELEKRFSDVFKALSGEALKENNRSFLELAKEHLNSQQVKSKGELEKRKQAIEGLLKPINESLKNFGEKVGDIEKARVGTYEALKEQVLSLAEGQTRLRTETGNLARALNTPRVRGSWGEIQLKKVVELAGMLEHCDFEEQQSKDRDDGSRARPDMIVHLPGDKQIIIDAKAPLEGFLAALEADDKKDKEARMKDHARHIRMHIKELGGKSYWEQFENTPEFVVLFLPGESFFSAALEVEPGLIDEGVQQKVILATPTTLIALLKVVAYGWRQENLAQQSREISKLGKEIYDRVSDVAKNWMSVGKGLRNAVESYNKAVNNLESRVLVSARKMKELPIDLSKKEIDGSTLVEAVPRELQAAELKDEESE, from the coding sequence ATGGACTGGCTGCTACCAATGGTGACTTTTGTTTCGGGTGTTCTTTTGAGTGGCGTGGTTGTTTTCTTGATACAACGTTCTCAAAAATTGCTTTTGGCTGCGCGCGTACAGCAGCAAGAGGCGGACATTCATAAACTTGATGAGGCCTATGAAGAGGCTCGTCGAAGACTGGAGGCATCCGTTCAGGAGATTTCAGGGTTACGCACTCAAGTCACGACTTTGGAGACAAAGCTTGAAAGCGACCAAGAGCATTTTACTGAGAAAGAGCAGGTCTATAAGGAATTGGAGAAGCGGTTCTCGGATGTCTTTAAGGCTCTATCAGGGGAGGCCTTGAAAGAGAATAATCGATCGTTTTTGGAATTAGCAAAGGAGCACCTGAATTCTCAGCAGGTAAAATCCAAGGGAGAGCTGGAAAAGCGCAAACAGGCGATTGAAGGGCTGCTTAAACCAATCAATGAGTCTCTCAAGAACTTTGGCGAAAAAGTAGGGGACATTGAAAAAGCCCGTGTAGGAACCTATGAAGCATTGAAGGAGCAGGTATTGTCCCTGGCAGAAGGACAAACGCGCTTGCGAACCGAAACGGGTAATCTTGCCCGAGCGCTGAATACGCCTCGTGTGCGAGGCAGTTGGGGAGAAATTCAGCTTAAGAAAGTGGTCGAACTAGCGGGAATGTTGGAGCACTGCGATTTCGAAGAGCAGCAAAGTAAGGACAGGGACGATGGTTCGCGTGCTCGCCCTGACATGATCGTTCACCTGCCGGGTGACAAGCAGATCATCATTGATGCCAAAGCTCCGCTTGAGGGTTTTCTGGCCGCCCTGGAAGCCGATGATAAGAAGGACAAGGAAGCTCGAATGAAGGACCATGCCCGTCACATACGGATGCACATCAAGGAACTTGGCGGGAAGTCATATTGGGAACAATTTGAGAACACGCCCGAGTTTGTCGTGCTGTTCCTGCCAGGCGAAAGTTTCTTTAGCGCTGCCTTGGAAGTGGAGCCGGGATTGATCGATGAAGGAGTTCAGCAGAAAGTAATTTTGGCGACTCCAACCACGCTCATAGCCTTGCTTAAAGTGGTTGCTTACGGATGGCGCCAGGAGAATCTTGCTCAGCAATCCCGTGAGATTAGCAAACTAGGAAAAGAGATTTATGATCGGGTGTCTGATGTTGCCAAAAACTGGATGTCTGTTGGCAAAGGTCTGCGCAATGCGGTTGAAAGCTACAACAAAGCTGTAAACAACCTGGAATCGCGCGTTTTGGTTTCGGCACGCAAAATGAAGGAACTTCCCATCGATCTCTCGAAAAAGGAGATTGATGGCAGCACTTTAGTAGAAGCGGTGCCGCGGGAGCTTCAAGCGGCTGAGTTGAAGGACGAAGAATCCGAATAA
- the tcdA gene encoding tRNA cyclic N6-threonylcarbamoyladenosine(37) synthase TcdA, translating to MTLNKERFGGIQRLYGSENAQRLAQAHIAVVGIGGVGSWTAEALARSGIGHITLIDMDEVCVTNTNRQVHAATDTVGHMKTAAMTKRIQSINPDCKVTEQNRFFTAASCESLLDQKFDCVVDAIDDRKNKCLLIARCKRRKIRLVTTGAAGGRRDPSLVQVRDINKAYNDALMANVRKELRQDYGFSRNPKRNWGIPCVFSAEPVVFPDNDGSVCEKKPKDTELKLDCASGYGTASFLTGTFGFQAAAKAIELVLRKSAEPV from the coding sequence ATGACATTAAACAAAGAACGTTTCGGCGGAATCCAGCGCCTCTATGGTTCTGAAAACGCCCAGAGACTTGCCCAGGCCCACATTGCTGTTGTGGGAATTGGAGGAGTGGGCTCCTGGACCGCAGAAGCCCTAGCCCGCTCTGGCATTGGGCATATTACGCTTATTGACATGGATGAAGTCTGCGTAACCAACACCAATCGGCAGGTTCATGCGGCAACAGACACCGTGGGTCATATGAAAACAGCTGCGATGACTAAGCGTATTCAGTCCATCAACCCGGACTGCAAGGTGACGGAACAGAATCGATTCTTTACCGCTGCCTCCTGTGAATCATTGCTCGATCAGAAGTTTGATTGTGTAGTGGACGCTATTGATGACCGCAAAAACAAGTGCCTGCTCATTGCCCGATGTAAGCGTCGAAAAATACGATTGGTAACAACCGGAGCAGCGGGTGGACGTCGGGATCCTTCTCTGGTTCAAGTGCGCGATATTAATAAGGCTTATAATGATGCCCTGATGGCCAATGTCAGGAAAGAGCTTAGACAAGATTACGGGTTTTCCCGAAATCCAAAACGCAATTGGGGTATCCCCTGCGTCTTCTCTGCCGAGCCAGTCGTTTTTCCAGACAACGACGGATCAGTGTGCGAGAAGAAACCCAAAGATACCGAACTGAAACTCGATTGCGCTAGCGGGTATGGAACAGCCAGCTTCCTCACAGGAACATTCGGTTTTCAAGCAGCCGCCAAAGCGATTGAGCTGGTCTTGCGAAAATCTGCTGAGCCGGTCTGA
- a CDS encoding TatD family hydrolase produces the protein MSLYDSHLHLQDPRLKSVLNDLSNTYASLGVKRVVVNGTEEADWERVGQLSELFPFVKPAFGLHPWHIFNRSAHWLGNLEYCIDHYNGFVGEIGLDRWIQNHDFDDQVEVFKKQLQLAARKNVPASIHCLNAWGRMLDLLGEEALPKVGVLLHSYGGAQEMVPQLAELGCYFSFSGYFLLDRKSKARATFKTIPIDRILVETDAPDQHLPEDRDEHPLPLDDEGKSVNHPGNIGAVYSGLAQVLDMPVERLVDQVEENYQRIFG, from the coding sequence GTGTCACTCTATGACAGTCATCTTCACCTTCAGGATCCCCGCCTCAAGTCCGTTCTTAATGATCTTTCCAATACCTATGCTTCCCTCGGAGTAAAACGCGTAGTAGTCAATGGAACTGAAGAAGCTGACTGGGAGAGAGTCGGGCAGTTATCAGAGCTATTTCCGTTTGTGAAACCTGCATTTGGACTGCATCCTTGGCATATATTTAATCGCTCTGCCCATTGGTTGGGTAATCTGGAATACTGTATTGATCACTATAATGGATTTGTCGGTGAGATTGGTCTCGATCGTTGGATTCAGAATCATGATTTCGATGATCAGGTCGAAGTGTTCAAAAAGCAGTTACAGCTTGCTGCCCGGAAGAACGTGCCTGCCAGCATTCATTGTTTGAATGCGTGGGGAAGAATGCTGGATTTGTTGGGGGAAGAAGCGCTGCCGAAAGTAGGCGTGCTCCTTCATAGTTATGGCGGAGCGCAAGAAATGGTTCCTCAGTTGGCTGAGTTGGGATGCTACTTTTCATTCAGTGGCTACTTTCTGCTGGATCGTAAATCGAAAGCCAGGGCTACTTTCAAAACAATACCTATTGATCGGATCCTAGTAGAAACAGATGCTCCCGATCAGCATTTGCCAGAAGACCGTGATGAACATCCCTTGCCACTGGATGATGAAGGAAAGTCAGTGAATCATCCGGGTAACATTGGTGCTGTTTATTCAGGTTTGGCCCAAGTGCTGGATATGCCAGTTGAGAGGCTGGTCGATCAAGTAGAGGAAAATTACCAGCGAATCTTCGGGTAG
- the lpxI gene encoding UDP-2,3-diacylglucosamine diphosphatase LpxI (LpxI, functionally equivalent to LpxH, replaces it in LPS biosynthesis in a minority of bacteria.), which yields MAHTLSQFLPDDFQPEDGICLIAGKELYPELVANRMRESGVRRKIIAYEGETRESLYESFSEEDRIRIKVGKLGKMLKALKSYNVKWALMAGQITPGRLFKDLYPDLRAVTLLAKLKQKNAETIFGAISDEISKLGIELVDARAFLDNQMADEGPMTQGKDKVRPEFIEHGIEIAKEVARLDIGQGVVIRKGTVVAVEAFEGTDRMLGRAGSFQTNQLVFIKTVKPGQDYRFDVPVFGMKTLEVMKESGIHHAYLEANKIIILEKEKVLKQASQWGIQLVGY from the coding sequence ATGGCTCACACCCTATCCCAATTTCTCCCAGACGATTTCCAGCCCGAGGATGGAATCTGCTTAATCGCAGGTAAAGAGCTCTACCCCGAACTCGTTGCAAATCGAATGCGTGAGTCCGGAGTTCGCAGAAAGATCATTGCCTATGAAGGCGAGACGCGGGAAAGCCTCTACGAATCATTTAGTGAGGAGGACAGGATCCGCATCAAAGTAGGAAAATTAGGCAAAATGCTCAAAGCCTTGAAGTCCTATAATGTGAAATGGGCCTTGATGGCTGGTCAAATTACGCCGGGGCGTCTTTTCAAGGACCTTTATCCTGATCTGCGCGCAGTCACCTTGTTAGCGAAGCTCAAACAAAAGAACGCCGAAACCATCTTTGGAGCCATATCGGACGAAATCTCGAAGCTTGGCATAGAATTGGTAGACGCTCGTGCCTTTCTAGATAATCAAATGGCTGATGAAGGCCCTATGACTCAGGGCAAAGACAAGGTCCGGCCCGAATTCATCGAGCATGGCATAGAAATAGCCAAAGAAGTTGCCCGTTTGGATATTGGTCAAGGCGTCGTCATTCGCAAAGGAACGGTCGTTGCCGTTGAAGCCTTTGAAGGAACCGATCGCATGCTCGGCCGTGCAGGAAGTTTTCAAACCAACCAACTCGTGTTTATTAAAACAGTGAAACCCGGCCAGGATTACCGGTTCGATGTCCCTGTATTTGGAATGAAGACTTTGGAGGTGATGAAGGAATCCGGCATTCATCATGCCTATCTTGAAGCAAACAAGATCATCATCCTCGAAAAGGAGAAGGTCTTAAAACAGGCCTCACAATGGGGCATCCAGCTGGTAGGTTATTAA
- a CDS encoding DUF1272 domain-containing protein: MLELRPNCELCDKDLPPDSKKAYICSYECTFCSSCIEEVLNNVCPNCGGGFTLRPIRPVIAHRPTTSLKD; this comes from the coding sequence ATGCTAGAACTCCGCCCAAACTGTGAACTTTGCGACAAAGATCTTCCGCCAGATTCAAAGAAAGCCTATATCTGCTCCTACGAATGCACCTTTTGTTCTTCCTGTATTGAAGAAGTGCTAAACAATGTCTGCCCAAATTGCGGAGGTGGATTCACTCTTCGCCCGATTCGACCTGTAATCGCCCATCGACCCACTACTAGTTTGAAGGATTAA